One region of Microtus ochrogaster isolate Prairie Vole_2 unplaced genomic scaffold, MicOch1.0 UNK115, whole genome shotgun sequence genomic DNA includes:
- the Pld3 gene encoding phospholipase D3, whose protein sequence is MKPKLMYQELKVPVEEPAGELPMNEVEAWKAAEKKARWVLLVLILAVVGFGALMTQLFLWEYGDLHLFGPNQRPAPCYDPCEAVLVESIPEGLEFPNATTSNPSTSQAWLGLLAGAHSSLDIASFYWTLTNNDTHTQEPSAQQGEEVLQQLQALAPRGVKVRIAVSKPNGPLADLQSLLQSGAQVRMVDMQKLTHGVLHTKFWVVDQTHFYLGSANMDWRSLTQVKELGVVMYNCSCLARDLTKIFEAYWFLGQPGSSIPSTWPRPFDTRYNQETPMEICLNGTPALAYLASAPPPLCPSGRTPDLKALLNVVDNARSFIYIAVMNYLPTMEFSHPRRFWPAIDDGLRRAAYERGVKVRLLISCWGHSEPSMRSFLLSLAALRDNHTRSDIQVKLFVVPADEAQARIPYARVNHNKYMVTERTTYIGTSNWSGSYFTETAGTSLLVTQNGHGGLRSQLEAVFLRDWESPYSHDLDTSADSVGNACRLL, encoded by the exons ATGAAGCCTAAACTGATGTACCAGGAG CTGAAGGTCCCTGTGGAGGAGCCTGCAGGAGAACTGCCCATGAATGAAGTTGAGGCATGGAAGGCAGCAGAGAAG AAAGCCCGCTGGGTCCTGCTGGTCCTTATCCTGGCGGTGGTGGGCTTTGGCGCCCTGATGACTCAACTGTTTCTATGGGAATATGGGGATTTGCATCTATTTGGACCCAACCAGCGCCCAGCCCCCTGCTATGACCCCTGCGA AGCCGTGCTGGTGGAGAGCATTCCTGAGGGTCTGGAGTTCCCCAACGCCACCACGAGCAACCCGTCCACTAGCCAGGCCTGGTTGGGCCTCCTTGCCGGTGCTCATAGCAGTCTGGACATCGCGTCCTTCTACTGGACCCTCACCAACAATGACACCCACACTCAAGAGCCCTCTGCCCAGCAG GGTGAAGAGGTTCTCCAGCAGCTCCAGGCTCTGGCACCTCGAGGTGTGAAGGTTCGCATCGCTGTGAGCAAACCCAACGGACCTCTGGCTGACCTGCAATCCCTGCTCCAGAGTG GTGCCCAAGTCCGCATGGTGGACATGCAGAAGCTGACCCATGGTGTCCTGCACACCAAGTTCTGGGTGGTGGATCAGACCCACTTTTACCTGGGCAGTGCTAACATGGACTGGCGCTCTCTAACCCAG gtcaaggaactGGGCGTGGTCATGTACAACTGCAGCTGCCTCGCTCGAGACCTGACCAAGATTTTTGAGGCCTACTGGTTTCTGGGGCAGCCTGGTAGCTCCATCCCTTCTACCTGGCCACGGCCCTTTGACACCCGCTACAATCAAGAGACACCAATGGAGATCTGCCTCAATGGCACCCCAGCTCTGGCCTACCTGGCA AGTGCACCCCCACCGCTGTGTCCAAGTGGCCGCACCCCAGACCTGAAGGCTCTGCTCAATGTGGTGGACAACGCCCGGAGCTTCATCTACATTGCAGTCATGAACTACCTGCCCACCATGGAGTTCTCCCATCCACGCAG GTTCTGGCCGGCCATTGATGACGGGCTGCGACGGGCCGCCTATGAGAGAGGCGTCAAAGTGCGCTTGCTCATCAGCTGCTGGGGGCACTCTGAGCCATCCATGCGgtccttcctgctctccctggCTGCTCTTCGTGACAACCACACTCGCTCTGACATCCAGGTG aaACTGTTTGTTGTCCCCGCGGATGAAGCCCAGGCTCGAATCCCCTACGCCCGTGTCAACCACAACAAGTACATGGTGACTGAACGTACGACATACATTG GGACCTCCAACTGGTCTGGGAGCTACTTCACAGAGACAGCAGGCACCTCCCTGCTGGTGACACAGAATGGGCATGGTGGCTTGCGCAGCCAGCTGGAGGCTGTTTTCTTGAGAGACTGGGAATCTCCATACAGCCATGATCTTGACACCTCAGCTGACAGCGTGGGCAATGCCTGTCGCCTGCTTTGA